The window AGAAAAACACCATATAAAGTTACTCGACCATGTTTGAGTTCATCAGACCCctaataatgttttaaaaacctagaaatgttattttttcattttgttcttaaGGAAAACACAAATTTTAGCATTAGTTAATACTGAGTACCCCTCCCTGATAATCTCTGTCCCTTccatgaacatttattttttaattaaaacactgTTTTCTGACATTCTGACAAGCTTTGACTAACTATAAACTATTTTTTAGCACAccactgttgttattttcttttattggtAGTGCACATAGACtatataaaaagatggacaacatgacAGCTCTTCTAAAGTGAAGCCAAATCATTTAGAATTTTCCCCTACTGGCTGGCTGTAGTGAAGGTCACATGCTCCACCTCCTTCATGTAAACAGATGGATAAAAGTAcacaattaaaatacatttcaagtatttatttttctcacacTTTCGTATTGTCTGATTTTGTGTCAGACATGTTCAGCTTTAAATATATATGCTGCCTGGCCTCCCCCATCCACACCTCTGCTTCTCACTTTTTTCTCCAAGGAGAATGTTTGCCAAGTGGAGTCAATTAAACCTGTACATCTAAGTGAGAAATGTCTGTTTGAAAGtgtgtttggtttcatgctTGCATTGTGTTCTTCTTTGTGTAAAAGTgtgaatttgtattttaaaatgtatatgtgTGAATGCGTATGTAtagtgtttgtctgtgtctgagTGCAGAGGAGGGGGCTCCCCTGGGGCCTGGCAGTATGGCGCTGCAGATCTGCACACTCCTCTTGTGAAAACGCCTCCAATGGGACCAGGCCAGCTGTGGCCAACCTAAACTGCTTCATGGGCGATAACAAGGCTTAGAAAAACgatgcaggcacacacacatacagtacatgcacaTACAGGTACACACAACTTCTACTCCTATCCTGCCAACTATGTCTGACCGTCTTTCCTTGTTTTTTCTgactgtgaggaactttctccctctctcttatccagaaaaatacactttctcTTGTTCTTTATCATGCATGCTGTATCAGAAGAGATGCTTCTCTACATAAAGGGTACCTTCTTTTTCCCATTTTTCATTCATACAGCCCACTCTTTCTGCCTCCCACGCAGACACTCTGTGTGCTGGATAAATAAAACTGCCAAGAGGGGTTGTCTGCATGTGTGGAGGGAGTTAGGTTTTAATTGTATGTAAAAGGTCTTATCTATCATCACGGTCATGTTAACACAAATTGTAATGACGGAGACAGTCTTTCTTTTaatatcatttatttaacagtcaCCAGATGATGAGATACATtctcttaaaaaagaaatagacaacaaaactgttattattatttttgagattttaaaaactattatACAATATTCTTAATATATAGattttgtacaaaataaaagtcagtaAAGGGGCAAAGGGAGAgtgacatctttaaaaacagagaaaaaaaagatgatgggGATAGAAGTTGACTCAAACAACTACCACAATTAGGAGTGACAAAGACCAATctcttttataaataaatataggaAAAATTAGACATCATATATAGCTCTCTTTCCGATGATAGGGCATTGCTAAAGGTCTTTAGCATATAGGTTTTAACATAACTGCTTTGTGAGGCCCAGTTGCTTAAAAAATTCCACGCATTTTCCACAAGGAGATTAACTTGAACCGGCGTGGCTAAAAGCCCTGAAATAAAGGTATTTACCTCAATTATGGGTCTGATAGTCTGTAACGTGCTTGACCTTTGGTTGTAATAATAACCCccaaccctacccttacccccACCCCTTCTTTTCCTTTGTGTGCTGAACTTGGTATAGACCATGCACAGAGAGTCTCCTTCAGGGAACTAAAGAATAGGggtgtcctctttttttctctcccaagGCCAGCGCGAAACAAGCTTCAGACTCCCccactcacaaacacagagacaactgAGCAGAGGACATGTGGGAGGGGTGCCAGTATCGGAGCGTAGGAAGGTCATACTGCACAACCAACATCCTTTCACCGTTGAAATCCATCCATACACTATGGATGTTTCAGGGCTGTCCTCATTGGTCCTTAGAATTtcaacaatacaacaacaactacaagacaacagaataaacacacaaaagtgGATGTGGATGGCTGTGAGGCATTACAATCCTTTTTGACATTGACTTTTGCCACCCAAACTGATTGTTTTTTCCTTAAACCTCTCCCTTTGCACCTATTTCAGTATTTGAAGCTCAGGGTAAAAGATAGGAGCAGGGGCACACAAAATACAGATAATGGAGATGATTTACAACACAAATACACTACCTGTTTTCAGACACACAACCAAAGATCATGGAATATGCAGCCTAGGATTGATCCAACTGCAACACTAGACTTTTCGTCTCtatcttttcctttttgtacCCTTTTTGAGCAGGCAAGTGGACAGTAACATTGGCCCTTCTCAGAGCAGGACAGCAGGCAGAGTGGTGTAAATCACAGCTTTGTCTTGCTTTCTTGGCACATTAGGTTGGTGAGGTGAGCTGTGGCCCCGGACGGCCAAGAGTGAGAGATGAGAGGACAATGCGTGAGAGTCTCAATAATGACGCATCGCTACCGCATCACTTTCGAGATTAAAAGCAAGATGCTGAATTTCAATCAAGCCCACATTAATGGTTTGGTGTGAGGAATGGTCACTTTGTCTCCACTGGCAGGCAGAGAGCGAGAACAagggagagagataaagagagagacactttgggaaggagagagagaaggtaaCTGACATGAGAGGTTCAGGTCAGACAAGGTGATACGATATTTTAATTCACCAAATTGCATGCTTGCCAGTAATGATAGAATCCATTTAATGATGCATTGAAAATACTCTGTAACCAATGACGAGAGGGCATTGACAAATGTTATAATGCAATAGGTCAAAGCAACAAGGACGACATACATAAAGCTGCAAATACCAGGACTGTTGATGTAAGATTATTAATTTGGAGTCATCATCATGAAAATTATAAACTGATGAAGATCAGAGTTCTATATAAATAAGTTGTATAATTTACCGGTAAGGATTTTATGAAAACAATATATAAGTACACAAAGACCAATGCCATGTAAGTGTTAAATTTAATGCCACTTCTTTAATCcatattttaaatttgataaGGCAAGTGTAAAGTAGCTTGCCATGTCAAAGTTTTGAATGAACTGAATGTGTTAAATAAAGAATCTAATCAAGAAGCaacagagggttttttttcagaaGAGAAATTGTCCTCATCCCTGATGATGTCAGCGCACAAAAAGGGAAGGTCTATATTAATTTGATGCAGAGATTTGACAATTTATCATCACAGCATGTAAATCTCTCATTTGTTTCTGTCAGATCCTGCAGCCACCTTAAAAAACATGCCAACTTCTGCCTGAGCTGCTCTGTGAACGCCTTGCACTGAGAGATGTGACCCACTTGCAATAAAGTGCATTGAGAGTTCAGTTCTCATGGTAGATGAGAAGCGATGTTGGGCAAGCACAGCTGAGAGATTGTCATCACAGTATAGCTGATATGAATAAAAACCTAATGTGACATGAGCTAGAGCTCtcggtgggggaggggggagtaaATCAAAAGAGAATAGGGTGACAGAAGAATTGTCAAGACAACAAAGTGAGACAGGAGTGTTGGTCCTTTAGTCTCTGTGTCAAGTCAGGAATGTCACAGTTGAGCACAGTGCTTTATGGGGAGGGTAGTTCTTTCAGGATTAGGATGTGTCTTCCTGGACTTCAACCAGGCACCCAGCTCTGGTTGCTATGGGCTTGCTGTGGACCAGCCAGACCGCTCAACCCCATGCCCATGGTCACACCCATGCCCATACCCATGCCAATGCCTACCCCCTGGGCTAGGGAGCAGTCAAAATTGAAGTCCATCTCCTCCCCAGAGTCCATGATGTCATGGAGGAGGATGGACTCCACATCGCAGTCCAAGCTACCATGGAACATGTCAATGTCCAGGTCAGCTGGTAGTCTCTCATGTAGGTGAGGTTGGTGATAGCCATGGTAGTTGTTACCAACACTGCCATTCCCTATTACCTGGCCATGGTGGTATGGTCCATTTGTCATGCCTTGGTGTTGTTGGTCAGTGTAATGATTGTGACGGGGGTGCGCTTGTGGGGCGGCAGCCACATGGCAAGAGTCCTGAGGCATGCCAAGCATACCTGCTGGGTTTGGGGGAAGTGTGGTGGAGGCAGGGAGGTGGGCATGTGATGGGGGGCTGTACAGGTAGGGGGCTTTGTGGTTGTAGGTCTGCAGCTGATTGCTGTTGCAACGTGGGGTCAGAGCTGCAGCCCGGGGAGGTGTGTTGTTATGGCTTTGGCCGAGGTTGTGACTGTTCTGGGTGAGGCTGTGAGGTGAGTTGTGGTTGTGATTGGTTACATTGTTATGATTTCGACTATGACTGTGAGTTCTGTTATGACTGTGAGCTGAGGTGTGACTGTGAGTTCCATTGTGGTTGTGGCCATTGAGGTGGGCAGGGTGGTGGCTGTGATGGTTGGAGCCTACTCCGTTACTAGCTTGACCCATCAGAGGATGGTTGTCCCTATCCTGTCCCAGCATCATGTCCTTGGAACAGTATTGCCGCCCTGCCGGAACCCCAGTTAGCAGACTCTGCAGGGCATTGGTGCTGGAGTATGCCCGCATGGTTCCAGAGAAACTGGTTGGCTTGTTCTCCTGAATGGTCTGCATGGGTGAGTGGTGACAAAGTATCCCCATGCCTGTTGCACCATAGACACCAGGACTGTAGGGGCTTTGCCCTTTCACTCCAGAGCTGTAATGGTAGACAGGGGTTTGCTGCTTGTGTCTCCCAACAGCTAAATGCTGCTGGTGTTGCTGCTGTGGtgggtgatggtgatgataacCATCCTCCATCAGCGGCTCATCCAGA is drawn from Labrus bergylta chromosome 8, fLabBer1.1, whole genome shotgun sequence and contains these coding sequences:
- the LOC109999111 gene encoding forkhead box protein O6 — its product is MLMMEDDELDAHQVDSDFEPQSRPRSCTWPLPCPEDFPGGHEVSGGLPLVNIKVEPEDVPACRAGLVGGTPGELKHPAGAPAPTGATHPCLAGVALDVTGPLRKAKSSRRNAWGNQSYADLITRAIESTPEKRLTLSQIYDWMVRYVPYFKDKGDSNSSAGWKNSIRHNLSLHTRFIRVQNEGTGKSSWWMLNPDGGKMGKTPRRRAVSMDNSTKYLKSKGRIRGKRVGRPGVGTAPAGVGLQDSPEHGSPPRKCLPGSGGASVTDGEFDAWTDLHSRASSSASTLSGRLSPILAEGEPEEPEEGGLSCSTSPHLYPSPTSARSPSMGTGNRCPPLEQLPQLANLTGAISLDEPLMEDGYHHHHPPQQQHQQHLAVGRHKQQTPVYHYSSGVKGQSPYSPGVYGATGMGILCHHSPMQTIQENKPTSFSGTMRAYSSTNALQSLLTGVPAGRQYCSKDMMLGQDRDNHPLMGQASNGVGSNHHSHHPAHLNGHNHNGTHSHTSAHSHNRTHSHSRNHNNVTNHNHNSPHSLTQNSHNLGQSHNNTPPRAAALTPRCNSNQLQTYNHKAPYLYSPPSHAHLPASTTLPPNPAGMLGMPQDSCHVAAAPQAHPRHNHYTDQQHQGMTNGPYHHGQVIGNGSVGNNYHGYHQPHLHERLPADLDIDMFHGSLDCDVESILLHDIMDSGEEMDFNFDCSLAQGVGIGMGMGMGVTMGMGLSGLAGPQQAHSNQSWVPG